The Gemmatimonadota bacterium genome has a segment encoding these proteins:
- a CDS encoding helix-hairpin-helix domain-containing protein has protein sequence MMFSGVRTRSIGALMLLMLAVTGGALAADPLDLNRATLEEILALPIPEEVARGVWLHREYVDYYRSVTDLLDVPGMTAVLLADIRGSVAVQAVAQSPERERKDRLFYRFEWWEGAEGMDESLVELYKDLALDPIDVNVAGVLDLQNLQSVSPVDAVSIFKYRKKVGSIGSRGQLRRVTGLSGWGYSNARNFLSYGSEGDAPAAARLQGNYSLRVESTNYFSDVEDLLRGDRDPGQGTTDTWWDRTGMDNPSPAVLQKLRLRYGHGAQVGLAASRRLGERDLLENPKAFVGLEDLTDSSGLLKIDKIYFGNYQVSWGQGVVMENTDFRSPRKSGYGWGKRYDGVLGDLSRTQQFSFNGAAGEASVGKFRAIGFFSDDHRDAILNADGSVNMLITMSPRLENSQLEEAGLRPMKDVLRERTHGGNLRYTFSPGCHVGVGGYESRYDRFFDPKWDPENPTDKHPLILDDNEDNILPQDGEVFSSYKSDGKYRRVVGADFQWVYRNLALQGEYAELDKGGSALRVGDDPSALVLNGFLQYENLNCLVVYRDYDVAYDNPYQRSFSNYQRFKGSIMEDNFRLADPIYGFVYENAAQPQAEKGFFLSTRYRWHERIITTVEWDTWRRQADMSRYSRWVGKLEYRFLFPLRFKLRHKYQNRERQNYYDPSIFSNVETRMELEYRLSRYDQLEFLYATSYTHWPPRGRLQGEAEATGSSPISGNNAQPAYAFGGWWTHNFESGRMKLDGAAFLYDGFLWFFEKSTFRVADGQAFRAWVEVTDRLSDDLTLRFR, from the coding sequence ATGATGTTTTCGGGAGTCCGAACAAGATCGATCGGCGCGCTGATGTTGCTGATGCTTGCTGTCACCGGCGGCGCACTCGCAGCCGACCCGCTGGACCTGAACCGCGCAACTCTGGAGGAGATCCTTGCGCTTCCGATTCCGGAAGAAGTCGCGCGCGGAGTCTGGCTGCACCGGGAGTATGTGGACTACTACCGGTCGGTGACGGACCTGTTGGATGTGCCCGGGATGACCGCAGTGCTTCTTGCCGACATCCGCGGGTCGGTCGCCGTTCAGGCCGTGGCGCAGAGCCCGGAACGAGAACGGAAGGACCGCCTGTTCTACCGGTTTGAGTGGTGGGAAGGCGCCGAGGGAATGGACGAGTCCCTGGTGGAACTCTACAAGGATCTCGCGCTGGACCCCATCGATGTGAATGTGGCCGGGGTGCTGGATCTTCAGAACCTCCAGAGCGTGTCGCCGGTGGATGCGGTCTCCATCTTCAAGTACCGGAAGAAGGTCGGGAGCATCGGGAGTCGTGGGCAGCTGCGCCGCGTCACAGGACTCTCGGGATGGGGGTACTCCAATGCCCGGAACTTCCTGAGCTATGGATCGGAGGGAGATGCTCCGGCGGCGGCACGCCTTCAGGGGAACTACTCGCTTCGCGTGGAGTCCACCAACTACTTCTCGGATGTGGAAGATCTGCTCCGCGGAGATCGGGATCCCGGGCAGGGTACGACGGACACCTGGTGGGACCGGACCGGTATGGACAATCCCTCCCCGGCGGTTCTGCAGAAGCTGCGCCTTCGGTACGGGCATGGCGCGCAGGTGGGGCTTGCGGCCAGCAGACGCCTCGGAGAGCGGGATCTTCTGGAGAATCCAAAGGCATTTGTCGGGCTGGAGGATCTGACCGACTCGTCCGGCCTCTTGAAGATCGACAAGATCTACTTCGGGAACTATCAGGTCTCCTGGGGGCAGGGCGTCGTCATGGAGAACACAGATTTCCGGAGCCCCCGAAAGAGCGGTTACGGTTGGGGCAAACGCTACGATGGTGTCCTGGGAGATCTTTCGCGGACTCAGCAGTTCAGCTTCAACGGAGCGGCGGGCGAGGCCTCGGTGGGGAAGTTCCGCGCGATCGGTTTCTTCTCGGATGACCATCGGGACGCCATTCTGAATGCCGATGGTTCCGTCAATATGCTGATCACCATGTCCCCCCGGCTCGAGAATTCACAACTGGAGGAAGCGGGGCTTCGTCCGATGAAGGATGTGCTTCGCGAGCGCACGCACGGCGGGAATCTCCGCTACACCTTCTCTCCGGGTTGTCATGTGGGAGTGGGCGGCTACGAGAGCCGCTATGATCGTTTCTTCGATCCGAAGTGGGATCCGGAGAACCCGACGGACAAGCACCCGCTGATTCTCGACGACAACGAAGACAACATCCTCCCGCAGGATGGGGAAGTCTTCTCCTCCTACAAGAGCGATGGAAAGTATCGGCGCGTGGTGGGCGCGGACTTCCAGTGGGTGTATCGCAATCTTGCTCTTCAGGGTGAGTACGCGGAACTGGATAAGGGAGGGTCGGCGCTTCGCGTCGGAGACGATCCCAGCGCGCTGGTCCTCAACGGATTCCTTCAGTACGAGAACCTGAACTGTCTGGTCGTGTATCGGGATTACGATGTGGCGTATGACAACCCGTACCAGCGGTCGTTCTCGAACTACCAGCGCTTCAAGGGCTCCATCATGGAGGACAACTTCCGGCTTGCGGACCCGATCTACGGCTTCGTGTATGAGAATGCGGCGCAACCGCAGGCGGAGAAGGGGTTCTTTCTCAGCACGCGCTATCGCTGGCACGAGCGCATCATCACGACCGTGGAATGGGACACCTGGCGTCGACAGGCGGACATGAGTCGCTATTCCCGCTGGGTCGGGAAGCTGGAGTACCGCTTCCTGTTCCCGCTGCGCTTCAAGCTGCGCCACAAGTACCAGAACCGTGAGCGCCAGAACTACTACGACCCGTCGATCTTCAGCAATGTGGAGACGCGGATGGAGTTGGAGTACCGCCTCTCACGCTATGACCAACTGGAGTTCCTCTACGCCACTTCCTATACGCACTGGCCTCCTCGCGGCAGGCTTCAGGGCGAGGCAGAGGCCACCGGATCCAGCCCGATTTCGGGGAACAACGCCCAGCCTGCCTACGCGTTCGGTGGCTGGTGGACCCACAACTTCGAGTCGGGCCGCATGAAACTGGACGGCGCCGCGTTCCTGTACGACGGATTCCTCTGGTTCTTTGAGAAGAGCACATTCCGCGTGGCGGACGGACAGGCGTTCCGCGCATGGGTGGAAGTCACAGACCGACTCTCGGATGACCTCACGCTGCGGTTCCGGA
- a CDS encoding lamin tail domain-containing protein: protein MKLRSLVAALFVVLAAGSATAQITPISDVNANAANGTAVMEFQTVTIEGIVQLGGGVLAPFDDGSVWIYVADGTGGVAVIDVSGTAAVTDGDQVQATGVVGTYPLNPLAGTRYLYVTSGANISVIGSGAVDAPLVLAASDVLTGGATWEGSRARVDGLSLVDPAEWPGEGTSGFVRVTDGADEFSLYVDDDTNIDGSPVPAAFDLVGFVAQNDPSSPYLDGHILLPTSTGDFVSGDGSGTVVVTPEVVLESAVDITLSFTLEAQEQELETLGIEIPAAWEWAVPGDLSVAGSGFAAATAGYQEVSPGRYTVWIGGATVLPGASGTVTVGSLTAPDSLAEYVFLSTTATAGGVPSAIGESPSVRVRAQVLPGDVVINEVYPNTSSTEFEEGAEFVEIFNSTTKVMEIGGWTLADIGRDGPGCDPGPRWEFPAGTELPAGGYAVVCRTAFDPQGPGSEDDKGYLLQFARPDSAVLFLETYDASTLLRAVEADDPNTDNMILLDPSSGDDQMALLGGFQTNAGQCEPDLLPGSAVPYGELVVLRDQDGTVVDAVEYHETGPCEGDLCDGEITGPADAYPFGAPKVGHTLGLDAVSSWTGSSLADLLPSSNPTPGMANIPGDTVAPALIVDSEDAARSTILVEVSFDESVDDASALTAAHYSLTTSGRAESPTVREVYADPLTPNRRYFLWTDPLPAGSEVALVVEGVADLEGNLTSASASFTVPSLAAAFCDVQAFDEAGFSPMNGDTVVVSGFVTLGDIDPVETGTGAPEERLSIWVQDPGGCGANVFSFMASDAAEYDLYYPDVREYGVRVGDLVQVKGTVVEYVSGSGNGAVTEVSALTEDPGFYKFLARGLSGAVPVVVPTGEVGQEVYEGALLETEGVIINSNSLAAYIDDGTGSIQVFQNFDTLDLTRFNVGDRIHVTGVLTQYDSSPPYFSGYELIPQSQDTIQEVNGGFSSSGPLVEVERGILVPALGETIEIRTNTSFRSDMVLEIYDAVGRKVTTLYDGIGLGPQTLSWDGVGLDGSVVEPGMYICHARAVPLDGGSVQTASAPIVVGMQLEGPGGSR, encoded by the coding sequence ATGAAACTCCGAAGTCTTGTTGCGGCACTGTTTGTGGTGCTGGCCGCCGGGAGTGCCACGGCGCAGATCACGCCCATCTCCGATGTGAACGCAAATGCCGCCAATGGAACCGCCGTAATGGAGTTCCAGACCGTCACCATCGAGGGGATCGTCCAACTGGGAGGCGGAGTTCTGGCGCCCTTCGACGATGGATCCGTCTGGATTTATGTGGCGGACGGAACAGGAGGCGTGGCGGTGATCGATGTCTCCGGAACCGCCGCGGTGACTGACGGGGATCAAGTGCAGGCCACGGGAGTGGTGGGGACCTATCCGCTGAATCCGCTGGCTGGAACTCGCTATCTCTATGTGACATCCGGTGCGAACATCTCGGTCATTGGATCCGGGGCGGTGGACGCCCCCTTGGTTCTGGCTGCTTCGGATGTGCTCACCGGGGGCGCGACATGGGAAGGATCCCGCGCGCGCGTGGATGGTCTTTCGCTCGTTGATCCCGCGGAGTGGCCGGGGGAAGGCACCTCGGGGTTTGTGCGCGTGACGGACGGTGCGGATGAGTTTTCGCTCTATGTCGACGACGACACCAACATCGACGGTTCGCCGGTACCGGCGGCCTTCGATCTCGTGGGGTTTGTGGCGCAGAACGATCCTTCTTCACCCTATCTTGACGGCCACATTCTCCTCCCGACTTCCACCGGGGATTTCGTTTCCGGAGACGGATCCGGAACCGTCGTCGTGACGCCGGAGGTCGTGCTTGAGAGCGCCGTGGACATCACGCTCTCCTTCACACTGGAAGCGCAGGAGCAGGAACTGGAGACGCTGGGCATTGAGATCCCCGCCGCGTGGGAGTGGGCGGTTCCCGGAGACCTCTCCGTGGCCGGGAGCGGTTTTGCGGCTGCCACGGCGGGATATCAGGAAGTCTCTCCCGGGCGGTACACCGTCTGGATTGGCGGGGCGACGGTTCTTCCCGGGGCCTCCGGAACGGTGACCGTCGGCAGCCTGACCGCACCGGATTCTCTGGCGGAGTATGTTTTCCTGTCGACGACCGCCACCGCCGGCGGAGTTCCTTCGGCCATCGGAGAGTCTCCTTCGGTTCGGGTCCGTGCACAGGTGCTGCCGGGAGATGTCGTCATCAACGAGGTCTACCCGAACACCTCCTCCACCGAGTTCGAGGAGGGCGCGGAGTTCGTCGAGATCTTCAACAGCACGACGAAGGTGATGGAGATTGGCGGCTGGACGCTTGCGGACATCGGGCGCGACGGTCCCGGCTGCGATCCCGGCCCGCGCTGGGAGTTCCCCGCAGGCACGGAACTTCCCGCCGGAGGGTATGCGGTGGTCTGCCGGACCGCGTTCGATCCCCAGGGGCCCGGCTCCGAAGACGACAAGGGGTACCTTCTCCAGTTTGCGCGACCGGACAGTGCCGTTCTCTTCCTGGAGACCTACGACGCTTCCACGCTGCTTCGGGCTGTCGAAGCGGATGATCCCAATACCGACAACATGATTCTCCTGGACCCGTCTTCCGGCGACGATCAGATGGCGCTCCTGGGCGGGTTCCAGACGAACGCGGGCCAGTGCGAGCCGGACTTGCTCCCGGGATCAGCCGTGCCCTACGGGGAACTGGTAGTCCTGCGGGATCAGGACGGGACTGTGGTGGATGCGGTGGAGTACCACGAGACCGGACCGTGCGAGGGAGATCTCTGTGACGGAGAGATCACCGGCCCGGCCGATGCCTACCCCTTCGGCGCGCCCAAGGTGGGGCACACCCTCGGGCTGGATGCGGTCTCCTCATGGACGGGGAGTTCGCTGGCCGACCTGCTCCCCTCATCGAACCCGACACCGGGCATGGCGAATATCCCCGGGGATACGGTCGCACCTGCGTTGATCGTGGACTCCGAAGATGCGGCCCGCTCGACGATTCTGGTGGAGGTCTCCTTCGACGAGTCGGTGGATGACGCCAGCGCTCTCACGGCGGCCCACTATTCCCTCACCACTTCGGGCAGGGCCGAGTCCCCGACCGTGCGGGAAGTGTATGCGGATCCGCTGACCCCCAACCGCCGCTACTTCCTCTGGACGGATCCCCTTCCTGCGGGTTCCGAGGTGGCGCTTGTGGTGGAAGGCGTCGCGGATCTGGAGGGAAATCTCACGAGTGCGTCCGCGTCCTTCACAGTGCCGTCTCTTGCCGCGGCCTTCTGCGATGTTCAGGCTTTCGATGAGGCCGGGTTCTCACCCATGAACGGCGACACCGTCGTGGTCAGCGGGTTTGTGACGCTGGGTGACATCGACCCCGTGGAAACGGGGACGGGGGCTCCCGAAGAGCGGCTCAGCATCTGGGTGCAGGATCCCGGCGGCTGCGGGGCGAATGTGTTCTCTTTCATGGCTTCGGACGCTGCGGAGTACGACCTCTACTACCCGGATGTTCGGGAGTATGGCGTTCGTGTCGGGGATCTGGTTCAGGTGAAGGGGACCGTGGTGGAGTATGTGTCCGGCAGCGGCAACGGCGCTGTGACGGAAGTCTCCGCGCTGACCGAGGACCCCGGGTTCTACAAGTTTCTGGCTCGCGGCCTTTCCGGGGCGGTGCCTGTGGTGGTGCCGACCGGGGAAGTCGGGCAGGAGGTGTACGAAGGTGCGCTCCTGGAGACAGAGGGCGTGATCATCAACTCCAACTCGCTGGCGGCGTACATCGACGACGGAACAGGCAGCATTCAGGTGTTCCAGAACTTCGACACGCTGGACCTCACGCGATTCAATGTCGGCGATCGAATCCATGTGACCGGTGTGCTGACACAGTACGACTCGTCGCCGCCCTACTTCTCCGGCTACGAACTGATTCCCCAGTCTCAGGACACCATTCAGGAAGTGAACGGCGGGTTCTCCTCTTCCGGTCCTCTGGTGGAAGTGGAGCGGGGCATACTGGTCCCGGCACTGGGCGAAACCATCGAGATCCGCACCAACACCTCCTTCCGCAGCGACATGGTCCTTGAGATCTACGACGCTGTGGGCAGGAAGGTGACGACACTCTATGACGGCATTGGTCTGGGACCGCAGACGCTCTCCTGGGACGGAGTGGGGCTGGACGGTTCCGTGGTCGAGCCGGGAATGTACATCTGTCACGCCCGCGCGGTGCCTCTGGACGGTGGTAGCGTTCAGACCGCGTCCGCGCCGATCGTGGTGGGCATGCAACTGGAAGGCCCGGGAGGATCGCGATGA
- a CDS encoding lamin tail domain-containing protein: protein MSPRFLWSLCACLMVAALPVSAADHLLITEFAVSPTDGEFIEIYNPTADILDLTDYYLSDMIYRGGVYENYWHLTDASIPWDTSFPHDFIARFPSGTSIFPGQAVVVSLHDDGEFQDVWGNQVSPDFEFTNDGDADGVPAMRDPGLELVGHPYILSQAGLSNDREIIILFKWDGVSDLVQDVDIVQWSNAGPDFVTLSADKSGISVDGPDADEEASTYLDDTPPQGQDLASSVSGAHDYGKTVSRIHFGEGDEVAEGGNGLTGNDETSENYSATWLASTVASIGSPGDYGPPAMLSAASTAEDRVELVFSRTVDPVTAGSVSSYTLGRVQSASGVLENVPVTVEAAVPDTDGLTIALQVGTLSPLAVYEVRASGIASEDLTEELVPGSRILFRGFNPGPGLSLIVPKRPFAPDLDGQMDISYEAPQGEVVRLRFYDMRGREVFLLAEETVPAGGLGSIPWDGRDHLRRKLPAGMYLLHLEMTRTGEKTVAPVVVALGSEGTLR from the coding sequence TTGTCGCCTCGTTTTCTATGGTCCCTTTGCGCCTGTCTCATGGTGGCGGCCCTTCCGGTGTCGGCTGCGGACCACCTCTTGATCACCGAGTTTGCCGTCAGTCCGACCGATGGCGAGTTCATCGAGATCTACAACCCGACCGCAGACATCCTGGATCTCACGGACTACTACCTGTCGGACATGATCTATCGTGGCGGCGTATACGAGAACTACTGGCACCTGACGGATGCCTCCATTCCCTGGGACACCTCCTTTCCGCACGACTTCATCGCGCGTTTCCCTTCCGGCACTTCCATCTTTCCCGGGCAGGCCGTCGTGGTCTCCCTGCATGACGACGGGGAGTTTCAGGATGTCTGGGGAAATCAGGTTTCACCGGACTTTGAATTCACGAATGACGGGGACGCAGACGGCGTTCCGGCGATGAGAGATCCCGGGCTGGAACTGGTCGGCCATCCGTATATCCTGTCGCAGGCCGGGCTCTCCAATGACCGAGAGATCATTATTCTCTTCAAGTGGGACGGGGTCTCGGACCTGGTGCAGGATGTGGACATCGTGCAGTGGTCGAACGCGGGGCCGGATTTCGTGACGCTCTCGGCTGACAAGTCGGGAATCTCCGTCGACGGGCCGGACGCCGATGAAGAAGCCTCCACCTATCTGGATGACACGCCGCCTCAGGGGCAGGATCTGGCTTCGTCAGTGTCCGGAGCGCACGACTACGGCAAGACCGTCTCGCGCATCCACTTCGGCGAGGGTGATGAGGTTGCGGAAGGCGGCAACGGTCTCACCGGGAACGACGAGACCAGCGAGAACTACTCGGCCACATGGCTGGCCTCGACCGTGGCCTCGATCGGTTCCCCCGGAGACTACGGTCCCCCGGCGATGCTGAGCGCAGCCTCCACCGCGGAGGATCGCGTGGAACTGGTGTTCTCCAGGACGGTAGATCCGGTGACGGCCGGTTCCGTCTCCTCTTATACGCTCGGAAGAGTCCAGTCTGCGTCCGGCGTTCTGGAGAATGTCCCCGTCACCGTGGAAGCCGCCGTACCGGACACCGACGGTCTGACGATTGCGCTTCAGGTCGGGACGCTGTCGCCACTGGCGGTCTATGAGGTTCGCGCTTCGGGGATCGCGTCGGAGGATCTGACCGAGGAACTCGTCCCGGGCAGTCGCATTCTCTTCCGGGGGTTCAATCCCGGCCCGGGGCTTTCGCTGATCGTTCCGAAACGCCCCTTCGCACCGGATCTTGATGGACAGATGGATATTTCCTACGAGGCGCCGCAGGGGGAAGTCGTGCGCCTTCGCTTCTATGATATGCGCGGGAGAGAGGTCTTCCTCCTTGCGGAGGAGACGGTTCCGGCGGGCGGTCTCGGGTCGATCCCGTGGGATGGACGGGATCACCTGCGACGGAAACTGCCGGCCGGGATGTACCTCCTGCACCTGGAAATGACGCGTACGGGAGAGAAGACGGTCGCGCCGGTAGTGGTCGCGCTGGGATCAGAGGGGACGCTCCGATGA
- a CDS encoding ABC transporter substrate-binding protein → MLPVLLVAMVVLLASCGGEGEESPRLSFWHAMGGPLGTSLDGLVEDFNAADPGGPVESVSMGRYTALSQKIMAAVAAGGPPDIAQCYEAWTGNLIDNGSVASLTEMIQGPDGLSPESLADIYPIFLEGGTRGGEIWSFPFNKSVRMLYYNRDRFAEAGLDPDAPPRTWEEYRLAARALTRDLDGDGEPDQYGTASQITVTIFENLLVQAGGTLLDSTETKSAFDSPEGLKALRFMADLLVNDGSCLLSQGFEYQNEFLAGNVAMIEGSSVSLAFMRGKIGFDMGIASLPAGEFDTQLVAGTDVVVFRTDPSRERAAWEFIRWFTDTERTARWSAETGYIPVRRSAMEHPVMQEHLAQYSGLAEAYAQLERALPQPSAKGWYAGRKILESVAIEPVLRGIADPEEALALAAAKADAQLSGS, encoded by the coding sequence ATGCTCCCAGTTCTGCTGGTCGCCATGGTCGTTCTCCTTGCCTCATGCGGGGGGGAAGGCGAAGAGTCACCACGACTCAGTTTCTGGCACGCCATGGGCGGGCCGCTGGGCACTTCACTGGACGGGTTGGTGGAGGATTTCAACGCGGCCGATCCCGGGGGGCCGGTAGAGAGCGTCTCCATGGGGCGCTACACGGCGCTCTCGCAGAAGATCATGGCTGCGGTGGCCGCTGGCGGGCCGCCGGACATTGCGCAGTGCTACGAGGCGTGGACCGGCAACCTGATCGACAACGGGTCGGTCGCGTCGCTCACGGAGATGATCCAGGGTCCGGATGGCCTGAGCCCGGAATCGCTGGCGGACATCTATCCCATCTTTCTGGAAGGTGGCACCCGGGGCGGAGAGATCTGGTCCTTCCCGTTCAACAAGTCCGTGCGCATGCTGTACTACAACCGCGACCGGTTTGCGGAGGCCGGGCTCGACCCGGACGCTCCTCCCCGGACATGGGAAGAGTACCGGCTGGCGGCACGCGCGCTGACACGCGATCTCGATGGTGACGGGGAACCCGACCAGTACGGCACCGCCAGCCAGATCACGGTCACGATCTTCGAGAACCTCCTTGTGCAGGCAGGCGGGACGCTCCTGGATTCGACGGAGACAAAGTCCGCGTTCGACTCCCCGGAGGGCCTCAAGGCGCTGCGGTTCATGGCGGATCTCCTGGTGAACGACGGGAGCTGTCTCCTGAGTCAGGGCTTCGAGTACCAGAACGAGTTCCTGGCAGGGAATGTCGCCATGATTGAAGGGAGTTCCGTGAGCCTGGCCTTCATGCGGGGCAAGATCGGGTTCGACATGGGGATCGCTTCGCTTCCCGCGGGGGAGTTTGATACGCAACTGGTGGCCGGAACCGATGTCGTGGTGTTCCGGACCGATCCGTCACGGGAACGCGCCGCGTGGGAGTTCATCCGCTGGTTCACGGATACGGAGCGCACGGCACGCTGGTCGGCGGAGACAGGGTACATTCCCGTTCGCCGGTCCGCGATGGAGCATCCGGTCATGCAGGAACACCTCGCTCAGTATTCCGGACTGGCCGAAGCGTATGCGCAACTGGAGCGCGCGCTTCCCCAGCCGAGCGCGAAGGGCTGGTACGCGGGTCGCAAGATCCTGGAGTCGGTGGCCATCGAGCCGGTCCTGCGGGGAATCGCGGATCCGGAGGAGGCGTTGGCGCTCGCCGCTGCGAAGGCAGACGCACAACTTTCAGGAAGCTAG
- a CDS encoding carbohydrate ABC transporter permease, translated as MREGFRIGQRNWAVHVVLLAGAVSFLLPFYWMLSTALKGSAELFESPPTFFPHDVRPANFPDAWNSVPFPRYFFNTIFVALCIVAGVVVTSGLSAFAFAFLKFRGREGLFNSFLSTMMVPEPVYIISSYILLYNLPGGGRDGWINDYSALIVPWLAHVFSIFLLRQHFLSFPRDLVDAAVIDGCGPVTFIFRIILPLSRAALTTVCLFTFINTWNSFLWPLVMTNSDTIRPVQVGLAFFAQEQGTEHGLMMAAATFAVAPLLVAYFFAQKQIIESLTHTGLKG; from the coding sequence ATGCGTGAGGGATTTCGCATCGGGCAGAGGAACTGGGCGGTTCATGTCGTGCTTCTTGCGGGGGCGGTTTCGTTTCTTCTTCCATTCTACTGGATGCTGTCGACGGCGCTGAAGGGCTCTGCGGAGCTGTTTGAGTCTCCGCCCACCTTCTTCCCCCACGATGTGCGCCCCGCCAACTTTCCGGACGCGTGGAACTCCGTTCCATTCCCGCGGTACTTCTTCAACACGATCTTCGTGGCTTTGTGCATCGTGGCCGGAGTGGTTGTGACCTCCGGGCTTTCGGCCTTCGCGTTTGCGTTCCTGAAGTTCCGGGGGCGTGAAGGCCTGTTCAACTCCTTCCTCTCGACGATGATGGTTCCCGAGCCCGTTTACATCATCTCGTCCTACATCCTCCTGTACAACCTGCCCGGCGGAGGAAGGGATGGATGGATCAACGACTACTCCGCGCTGATCGTTCCGTGGCTGGCGCATGTCTTCTCCATCTTTCTTCTCAGGCAGCACTTTCTCTCGTTCCCGAGAGATCTGGTGGATGCGGCGGTCATCGACGGATGCGGGCCGGTCACATTCATCTTCCGGATTATTCTGCCTCTCTCGCGAGCGGCGCTCACGACCGTGTGCCTTTTCACATTCATCAACACATGGAACAGCTTCCTCTGGCCGCTGGTGATGACCAACTCCGACACTATCCGGCCGGTTCAGGTCGGGTTGGCGTTCTTCGCACAGGAGCAGGGTACCGAGCATGGCCTCATGATGGCCGCAGCCACCTTCGCCGTGGCGCCGCTTCTGGTGGCCTACTTCTTCGCCCAGAAACAGATCATTGAGAGCCTTACCCACACCGGCCTGAAGGGATAG
- a CDS encoding sugar ABC transporter permease has product MEPASPLQRGRWGRLMPFAFLLPAAILIFTFRLLPIVSALAVSFFDASFGKIHAFVGMGQYRKLLSDPDFWQSAGNTVWFVAGTVPLSVGFSLLFALLLRRGVKALGLYRTVYFLPVVTSFVAVSMVWKLIFHVRFGLANSVIERLGGKGLHWLDEHTGVFQLAANSVGADLPGWAEGPSLALVCVIVVSVWRGIGYNVVLFLAGLQNIPEHYYEAARIDGAGRRAAFRHVTWPLLTPTTFYVLVMTSILSFQVFAPIYLMTGPPVGGPLGTTNVIVNYLFEKGFDAGGNMGYASAVALVLFVVILALTLFQRKVVERKVHYA; this is encoded by the coding sequence ATGGAACCCGCAAGCCCTCTGCAGCGAGGCCGATGGGGACGGCTTATGCCGTTCGCGTTTCTCCTCCCGGCTGCCATCCTGATCTTCACCTTCCGTCTGTTGCCCATTGTGTCCGCGCTGGCCGTCTCGTTCTTCGATGCCAGTTTCGGGAAGATCCACGCGTTTGTCGGCATGGGGCAGTATCGGAAGCTGCTTTCGGATCCGGACTTCTGGCAGAGCGCCGGGAACACCGTGTGGTTCGTGGCCGGGACGGTGCCGCTGTCCGTGGGGTTCTCGCTTCTCTTCGCGCTCCTCCTGCGGCGTGGCGTGAAGGCGTTGGGACTCTATCGCACCGTGTACTTCCTGCCGGTCGTGACCTCGTTCGTGGCCGTGTCCATGGTCTGGAAGCTGATCTTTCATGTGCGCTTCGGGCTGGCGAACTCCGTGATTGAGCGTCTCGGCGGGAAGGGGTTGCATTGGCTGGACGAACACACGGGGGTATTCCAGTTGGCCGCAAACTCCGTGGGGGCGGATCTCCCCGGATGGGCGGAAGGCCCCAGCCTCGCGCTGGTGTGTGTGATTGTCGTCTCTGTGTGGCGGGGGATTGGCTACAATGTCGTTCTTTTCCTTGCGGGATTGCAGAACATCCCGGAGCACTATTATGAGGCCGCCCGCATCGACGGAGCAGGTCGACGCGCCGCGTTTCGCCATGTGACCTGGCCGCTGCTCACCCCGACGACATTCTATGTCCTGGTGATGACCTCCATCCTGTCGTTCCAGGTCTTCGCTCCGATCTATCTGATGACGGGGCCGCCGGTCGGAGGACCGCTCGGGACCACGAATGTGATCGTGAACTACCTGTTCGAGAAGGGTTTCGATGCGGGCGGAAACATGGGGTACGCATCCGCGGTGGCGCTGGTGCTGTTCGTGGTCATCCTTGCGCTCACGCTGTTCCAGCGGAAGGTCGTGGAGCGGAAGGTGCACTATGCGTGA